In the genome of Pirellulales bacterium, the window AGGATGGCTTTTATGCCGCCGCCGAAACCGTGATGGTCGTCGGCCCCAATAAGCGGCGGATGCTGCCGTCTGTGCGCGTACTGGGGCCCTGCCGTGGACACTCGCAAGTGGAGCTGGCGTTTACCGACGGCATTTCGCTGGGCATCGAACTGCCGGTCCGCCCCAGCGGCAAAATATCCGGCACGCCCGGTTGTGTATTAGTGGGGCCCGCAGGCGTCGTCGAGCTGAAAGAAGGCGTCATCCGTGCCGAACGGCACGTCCACATGAATTTCGCTCACGCCAACCACTACGGCGTAAAAAACGGCGACCGCATGAAGCTCCGCATCGAATCGACCTGCTCCACGGTGCTGGAAAACTTGCTCGTCCGCGCCGACGACACCAGCAAGCTGGAAGTGCACATCGATACCGACGAAGGCAATGCCGCCGATTTAGATCACGCTACGAAAGTTGAACTATTGAAGTAAGTTTCCTGTTTTCTTCTTTTCTGGAGTACATCACATGGCAAAAACGATGGAAGCGCTCGGCATGATCGAGACCAAGGGCTTTGTGGCCTTGATCGAAGCCAGCGACGCAATGATGAAAGCCGCCAACGTGCAGTTCCTCGGCTGGGACAAAGTTGGCAGCGGATTGGTCACGGCCTTTGTCACCGGCGACGTGGCTGCGGTCAAAGCCGCCACCGATGCCGGCGCCGCCGCCGCCGGACGAATTGGCGAAGTGGTTAGCGTGCAAGTCATTCCCCGCCCGCACGACGATATCGGCGTGGTGCTGCCGGCCAGCAAACGTTCAGCGGGTGGTGCGGACTGAGAGATGTAGCTTTGTGAATCAGCCAGAGTGAATCAAATCCTACTTAATTACCAAGGATCAAATCATGCAAAGTGCAATCGGGTTAGTCGAAACCAAAGGGCTGGTGGCGCTCGTCGAAGCCACCGATGCCATGGCCAAAGCGGCCAATGTGCAAATCGTGAAGCGAGTTTCCATCGGCGGCGGCCTGGTCACCACCGTCGTGTCCGGCGATGTCGGCAGCGTGCGGGCAGCAGTCGAAGCCGGTGCGGCGGCGGCGCAGCACGTGGGCGATTTAGTCAGCAGCCACGTCATCCCCCGCCCGGCCGAAGGACTGTCGGCGGCTTATTTGTCGTAAACGAAGCCCAGGGTCCAAGAGTCGAACAGTCGAAAGGTCGAAAAGACAGTTTCGCCCAATCGATTTGCAGATCGACTCTTTGACAATTCGACCTTTTAGACTTTTTGACTTGTGTTCATGAAAATCCTCGTTGCCAATTTGGGTTCCACCAGCTTTAAGTATCGGCTGTTCGACATGGCCGATCAGCGGCAACTTGCGCGCGGCGGCGTGGAGCGAATTGGCTCTTCGGAGAGCAAATGCTTTGTGCAAATCGGCAGCCAGCGGCGCGAACTGACGGCCCAAGTCCCCGATCATGTCGCCGCGGTGCAAATGTGTCTGAAGCAATTGTCCGATCCGGCCGGCGGATGTTTGCAGGATGCCAGCGAGGTGGCGGCCATCGGTTTCAAAGCGGTGCATGGAGGCAAGTTCAGCGGCGTGCAGCGCGTGACCGCCGAAGTGCTGGCTGCCATGGAAACCATGAACAGCGTGGCCCCGGCCCACAATCCCCCTTACATCGCGGCCATGCGGCAAATGAGCGAGAAACTCCCTGGCATTCCCCTGGTGGCCGCGTTCGAAACCGGCTTTCACGCTACTATTCCGCCTCGGCTCCGGGCTTATGCTGCTCCCTACGAGTGGGCCGAAAAGCATCAGATTTGCCGTTGGGGATTTCACGGTGCAAGCCATCGCTACATTTCGCAACGGATGCGGGAGCTAACCGGTCGCAGCGATTTACGAATTATCTCGTGCCATTTGGGCGGGTCGAGTTCGCTGTGTGCTATTCGCGATGGCAAAAGCGTGGCCGTAAGCATGGGCATGAGTCCCCAATCAGGCTTGCCGCAAAACAACCGCGTGGGTGAATTCGATCCGTTCGCGCTGCCCGTCGTGATGCAAGCGACCGGAAAATCGCTCGATGCAGTGTTGAACGATTTGGCCGAGCACGGCGGCCTGTTGGGACTGAGCGGAACCAGCGGCGACGTGCGCGATTTGGAAGAAGCTGCCGCCCGTGGCAACGCGCGTGCGAAATTGGCGCTCGATGTGTTCATTAGCAGTGTGCGGCATTATTTGGGAGCGTATTTGGTGGAACTCGGCGGAGCCGAAGTCATCGTGTTTACCGGAGGCATTGGCGAGAACAGTGCCGGCGTTCGCGCCGCCGTGTGCGCCGGCCTGGAAGAATTGGGCATCGTGCTCGATCCGGCTCACAATGCCGTGGCCAGCGGCGAAGCCACCATTCATGCCGACCGGAGCCGCGTCCAGTTATGGGTGGCGCCCACGAATGAAGAAATTGTTGTCGCCCGGCAGGCAAAGGCATTGCTCGAAGGAAAAACTTAGCCGCTGGGATTGCCCAGCGGAGCGCACGAGTACAGCACTCAAAAATCGAAAGCAGGTTGCCATGTTTCTCGCAAAAGTCACTGGAGCGGTCGTCGCCACGCAAAAAACTGAGGCAATGGTCGGCCACAAATTGTTGGTCGTTGAGCCGTATCGGTTGGAAAGCGATAAACGCCGGTCGTTAGTCACCACCGGTCGAACGTTTGTAGCTGTCGACACTGTTGGCGCCGGCGAAGGAGAATTCGTCCTCATCACGCAGGGCTCCAGCGCCCGGCTGACTCCCGAAACGAAAAACTTGCCCATCGACGCAGTCATCATCGGTATCGTCGACACCGTCGATGTCGGCCAAACGCGCGTATTCAGTCGAGAAGCGGTTAGCAGTTAGCAATTAGCGATTAGCCGGAATCCGAATAATTATTCTGATCCTCAAAATGACAACTGACAACTGACCACCGACAACGGATCAATGCTTATGCAAGCCACCGAAGAGCTTATTCGCAATGTTGTGAAACAAGTGCTGGCCGAAATCAAGTCGCCGGCCGCAACAGCGCAAGTTGCCAACATACACGCTGGCAGTGTTCCCACGGGCAACGGCCGCAGTTTTGCCGGCCGGCACGGTGTATTTACTTGTGTCGACGAAGCTGTGGCGGCCGCCGATGCCGCATTCGACCAACTCAGCGAGCATGGCTTGGAAGTCCGTAAACGCATCATCGACCACATCCGCCGCATTTCGATCGACCAGTGCGTGGAATTGGGCACCATGGAAATGGAAGAAACCAAAGTCGGCCGCCTGCCGCACAAAATCGAAAAGCTCAAAACCCTGGGCGAGCGCACTCCCGGCGTGGAGTTTTTGCAAAGCCAAGTGTTCAGCGGCGATCACGGGCTCGCCGTCATTGAACATGCTCCGTTCGGCGTCATCGGCTGCATCACGCCGGTTACGCATTCACTGCCGACGATTACCGGCAACGCGGTCAACATGATTGCCGGCGGCAACACGCTGGTCGTGAACCCGCACCCCAGCGGCAAACGAGTGGCGGCCGAAGGCGTGCGGCGGTTCAATCAGGCAATTTACAAAGATTTGGGTATCGACAACTTAATTTGCGTGGTGGCCGAGCCCACGCTGGAATCGGCCGAGGCGCTGTTTCAACACCGCGGCGTGAGGCTGATTTGCGTCACCGGTGGCCCCGCCGTGGCACGCGCCGCCATGCGCAGCGCCAAACGGGCGATTGTCGCCGGGCCGGGCAATCCGCCGGTCGTAGTCGACGAAACCGCCGATTTGGATCGCGCGGCACAGCACATCATCCGCGGCGCAGCATACGACAACAATTTGCTGTGCATTGCGGAGAAGGAAGTGTTCGTTGTCAACGAGGTGTTCGACGAAATGCTGAACGCCATGGATCGCGCCGGCGCCGTGCGGCTCAACGCTAAAGAAGTTGATGCCTTGACGAAAGTGGCCATCACCGCCGCCGGCGAAGGCCAGCACAAGCACGATGTGCCCGCCAAGGAGTTTTTGGGGCAAGACGCGGCCATTCTCGCTCGCGGCATTGGCAAGCAAGTTTCACCGCAAGTGGAATTGCTATTCGGCGAAACGGACGAGCACAATCCGTTTGTGCCCGTCGAGCAAATGATGCCGTTCTTGCCTTTCGTCCGCTGCCGGAATGTGGACGAAGCGAT includes:
- a CDS encoding aldehyde dehydrogenase family protein; translation: MQATEELIRNVVKQVLAEIKSPAATAQVANIHAGSVPTGNGRSFAGRHGVFTCVDEAVAAADAAFDQLSEHGLEVRKRIIDHIRRISIDQCVELGTMEMEETKVGRLPHKIEKLKTLGERTPGVEFLQSQVFSGDHGLAVIEHAPFGVIGCITPVTHSLPTITGNAVNMIAGGNTLVVNPHPSGKRVAAEGVRRFNQAIYKDLGIDNLICVVAEPTLESAEALFQHRGVRLICVTGGPAVARAAMRSAKRAIVAGPGNPPVVVDETADLDRAAQHIIRGAAYDNNLLCIAEKEVFVVNEVFDEMLNAMDRAGAVRLNAKEVDALTKVAITAAGEGQHKHDVPAKEFLGQDAAILARGIGKQVSPQVELLFGETDEHNPFVPVEQMMPFLPFVRCRNVDEAIDKAKFYEHGFRHTAIIHSNNVRNMTRMGRALDTTLFVKNGPCMAALGLGGEGYLSFSIATPTGEGVTTPLTFTRERRCSLIDDLRIIGKA
- a CDS encoding BMC domain-containing protein, yielding MQSAIGLVETKGLVALVEATDAMAKAANVQIVKRVSIGGGLVTTVVSGDVGSVRAAVEAGAAAAQHVGDLVSSHVIPRPAEGLSAAYLS
- a CDS encoding acetate/propionate family kinase — encoded protein: MKILVANLGSTSFKYRLFDMADQRQLARGGVERIGSSESKCFVQIGSQRRELTAQVPDHVAAVQMCLKQLSDPAGGCLQDASEVAAIGFKAVHGGKFSGVQRVTAEVLAAMETMNSVAPAHNPPYIAAMRQMSEKLPGIPLVAAFETGFHATIPPRLRAYAAPYEWAEKHQICRWGFHGASHRYISQRMRELTGRSDLRIISCHLGGSSSLCAIRDGKSVAVSMGMSPQSGLPQNNRVGEFDPFALPVVMQATGKSLDAVLNDLAEHGGLLGLSGTSGDVRDLEEAAARGNARAKLALDVFISSVRHYLGAYLVELGGAEVIVFTGGIGENSAGVRAAVCAGLEELGIVLDPAHNAVASGEATIHADRSRVQLWVAPTNEEIVVARQAKALLEGKT
- a CDS encoding BMC domain-containing protein, whose protein sequence is MAKTMEALGMIETKGFVALIEASDAMMKAANVQFLGWDKVGSGLVTAFVTGDVAAVKAATDAGAAAAGRIGEVVSVQVIPRPHDDIGVVLPASKRSAGGAD
- a CDS encoding EutN/CcmL family microcompartment protein, coding for MFLAKVTGAVVATQKTEAMVGHKLLVVEPYRLESDKRRSLVTTGRTFVAVDTVGAGEGEFVLITQGSSARLTPETKNLPIDAVIIGIVDTVDVGQTRVFSREAVSS
- a CDS encoding phosphate propanoyltransferase yields the protein MSTVLAKHEVVHRSLPDRASVERIVREVLLAHAPQGSPKLAVSISARHCHLTDEHVEVLFGKGRKLTPEKPLYQDGFYAAAETVMVVGPNKRRMLPSVRVLGPCRGHSQVELAFTDGISLGIELPVRPSGKISGTPGCVLVGPAGVVELKEGVIRAERHVHMNFAHANHYGVKNGDRMKLRIESTCSTVLENLLVRADDTSKLEVHIDTDEGNAADLDHATKVELLK